A genome region from Cucumis sativus cultivar 9930 unplaced genomic scaffold, Cucumber_9930_V3 scaffold38, whole genome shotgun sequence includes the following:
- the LOC116405841 gene encoding protein ENHANCED DOWNY MILDEW 2-like, with protein MASSDDEAETLPVPPVSNYHFVDHKEEPISFSILPIKWDEGERLEGSQEPVFLHGTVDNGLQKVYKQVTAWRFNISGSKPEISVLSKENVWITLQKPRKSFEDTIRTILITVHCLHALKRNPDTSSKSLWDLLAKTFSLYEVRPSQNDLVDHMSLIGEAVKRDDILAKSQVLFHSCADNEKIMFICFVESYSCDGRCMRSFHATEEDGDCFSLGLSKEEVDAIETFICKNCEYKQHQCYACGNLGSSDQSSGAEVFQCVNATCGYFYHPKCISRLLHPENKVAAGDLEKKIASGESFSCPVHKCSVCALGENKKIWELQFAVCRRCPKSYHRKCLPRKITFEGSEDGETPTRAWEKLLPNRILIYCLDHEIDEEIETPARDHIKFPGLEESRLPIQKRKLPISDTRRGKTIVFRGSRENVVSKKGSMPDDLQGKSAAKVSKSFERSSSDGKLLGKVTAKSLWSSESKNVKLGNISRNSLNQKGESVLMDIDKTIKVKKSSLVGKSAIPTKRFDPSKIYKEDRSGMLLLDANSERRLMDMMKNVASSITLEDVIKKHKVPSTHAYSLKHVVDKTIKMGKLEGSVVAVRAALRKLEEGCCIEDAEAVCEPEVLNHIFKWKIVDRLHWYIEKGNTGSKLIGRSKHYMEAILMRLH; from the exons ATGGCGTCTTCAGATGATGAGGCTGAGACCTTACCAGTACCACCTGTCTCAAATTATCACTTTGTGGATCACAAGGAAGAACCTATTTCATTCTCTATTTTGCCGATTAAATGGGATGAAGGGGAGAGACTGGAGGGCAGTCAAGAACCTGTTTTCCTCCATGGTACAGTTGATAATGGACTTCAAAAGGTTTATAAACAGGTTACCGCATGGAGATTTAATATTTCTGGTTCAAAGCCAGAGATATCGGTGCTTTCCAAAGAGAATGTGTGGATTACACTTCAGAAGCCTAGAAAGAGCTTTGAGGATACCATTAGAACCATCTTGATCACAGTGCACTGCCTTCATGCTTTGAAGAGGAATCCAGATACATCTAGCAAATCTTTGTGGGATCTATTAGCTAAAACCTTTAG CTTGTATGAAGTGAGGCCTTCCCAGAATGATTTGGTGGATCACATGTCATTAATCGGAGAAGCAGTTAAAAGGGATGATATATTGGCCAAGTCCCAggttctctttcattcttgtGCAGACAATGAAAAGATTatgttcatttgttttgttgaa tcttatagCTGTGATGGGAGGTGCATGAGGTCCTTTCATGCAACTGAAGAGGATGGTGATTGTTTCTCGCTCGGTCTCTCTAAAGAAGAAGTAGAT GCAATTGAAACCTTTATTTGCAAGAATTGCGAGTACAAACAGCACCAGTGCTATGCTTGCGGGAATTTAGGTTCATCTGATCAGTCTTCTGGTGCTGAG GTCTTCCAATGCGTAAATGCAACTTGTGGTTATTTTTATCATCCTAAATGTATTTCAAGATTGCTTCATCCGGAGAATAAAGTTGCCGCTGGAGACCTTGAGAAGAAGATTGCATCTGGAGAATCTTTCTCATGCCCTGTGCATAAGTGCTCTGTTTGTGCGCTCGgcgaaaataagaaaatatgggAACTACAGTTTGCTGTTTGTCGACGGTGTCCAAAATCATACCACAGGAAATGCTTACCAAG gaaaatcacttttgaaGGTTCTGAGGATGGTGAAACCCCGACCAGGGCATGGGAAAAGCTATTACCTAATCGCATTTTGATATATTGCTT GGACCACGAgattgatgaagaaattgagaCTCCTGCTAGAGACCATATAAAATTTCCTGGTCTTGAAGAGAGTAGGCTTCCCATTCAGAAAAGGAAACTTcctatcagtgatacaagaCGAGGGAAGACGATAGTTTTTCGTGGGAGTAGGGAGAATGTTGTATCAAAGAAGGGATCTATGCCAGATGACCTTCAGGGAAAATCTGCTGCAAAAGTATCCAAATCATTTGAGAGGTCCTCATCTGATGGGAAGCTTCTTGGTAAAGTGACTGCGAAATCATTGTGGAGTTCTGAGtctaaaaatgtgaaattggGTAACATTTCAAGAAACTCTTTGAATCAAAAAGGAGAATCTGTCCTCATGGACATTGATAAGACGATCAAAGTGAAAAAATCCTCCTTAGTTGGCAAGTCTGCCATACCAACCAAGAGATTTGATCCAAGTAAGATTTACAAGGAGGATAGAAGTGGGATGCTCCTATTAGATGCCAATTCGGAGAGGAG GTTAATGGACATGATGAAAAATGTTGCATCGTCAATTACTTTGGAAGACGTAATTAAGAAGCACAAAGTCCCATCTACTCATGcatattctttaaaacatGTAGTGGACAAGACAATTAAGATGGGGAAGTTGGAAGGGTCAGTTGtg GCTGTTCGAGCTGCTCTGCGCAAGCTTGAGGAAGGATGTTGCATTGAGGATGCAGAAGCTGTTTGTGAGCCTGAAGTTCTTAATCACATATTTAAGTGGAAG